In Streptomyces chartreusis, the following proteins share a genomic window:
- a CDS encoding MerR family transcriptional regulator — translation MLKSPSGGAGHGIAATDGRLMSIGTVLNVLRDEFPDITISKIRFLESEGLVEPQRTPSGYRKFSAQDVERLGHVLRMQRDHYLPLKVIREHLDAMERGEAAPLPTVCRQRDGETVLEPVEGPTAARIGRAELLAAAEIDERELAEWESYGLIAPLPDGVYDAEAVTVAALVAELGRFGIEPRHLRVMKAAADREAGLVDQVVAPLKRHRNPQTRAHAEARAKELAGLTVKLHSALVQTALGVRLP, via the coding sequence ATGCTGAAATCACCGAGCGGCGGTGCCGGCCACGGCATCGCCGCCACGGACGGTCGGCTGATGAGCATCGGCACGGTGCTGAACGTGCTGCGTGACGAGTTCCCTGACATCACCATCTCCAAAATCCGTTTCCTGGAGTCGGAAGGGCTCGTCGAGCCGCAGCGAACCCCCTCGGGGTATCGCAAGTTCAGCGCGCAGGACGTCGAGCGGCTCGGTCACGTCCTGCGGATGCAGCGGGACCACTATCTGCCCCTCAAGGTGATCCGGGAGCACCTGGACGCCATGGAGCGCGGTGAGGCGGCACCGCTGCCGACCGTGTGCCGCCAGCGGGACGGAGAAACGGTCCTGGAGCCCGTGGAGGGGCCCACAGCGGCCCGCATCGGGCGGGCCGAGCTGCTGGCCGCCGCCGAGATCGACGAGCGCGAGCTGGCGGAGTGGGAGTCGTACGGCCTGATCGCTCCGCTGCCGGACGGGGTCTACGACGCGGAGGCCGTCACCGTGGCCGCGCTCGTGGCCGAGCTGGGGCGGTTCGGGATCGAGCCCCGGCATCTTCGGGTGATGAAGGCCGCCGCCGATCGTGAGGCCGGGCTCGTGGACCAGGTCGTGGCGCCGCTGAAGCGGCACCGCAACCCCCAGACCAGGGCTCACGCCGAGGCGCGCGCCAAGGAACTGGCGGGTCTCACGGTCAAGCTGCACTCCGCGCTGGTGCAGACGGCTCTCGGGGTACGGCTGCCCTGA
- a CDS encoding bifunctional nuclease family protein produces MNELDVVGVRVEMPSNQPIVLLREVGGDRYLPIWIGPGEATAIAFAQQGMAPARPLTHDLFKDVLEAVGQELTEVRITDLREGVFYAELVFASGVEVSARPSDAIALALRTGTPIYGSDGVLDDAGIAIPDEQEDEVEKFREFLDQISPEDFGTSSQ; encoded by the coding sequence GTGAACGAGCTCGATGTCGTAGGTGTCCGGGTCGAAATGCCCTCCAACCAACCGATCGTGCTCCTGCGCGAAGTGGGAGGCGACCGCTACCTCCCCATCTGGATCGGGCCTGGGGAGGCGACGGCCATCGCCTTCGCCCAGCAGGGCATGGCCCCCGCGCGACCGCTGACCCACGACCTGTTCAAGGACGTGCTGGAGGCCGTCGGCCAGGAGCTCACCGAAGTACGCATCACGGATCTGCGTGAGGGCGTCTTCTACGCCGAGCTGGTCTTCGCCAGCGGCGTCGAGGTGAGCGCCCGTCCGTCCGATGCCATAGCGCTCGCCCTGCGCACCGGAACGCCGATCTACGGCAGCGACGGAGTGCTCGACGACGCCGGCATCGCGATCCCGGACGAGCAGGAGGACGAGGTGGAGAAATTCCGCGAGTTCCTCGACCAGATCTCGCCCGAGGACTTCGGCACCAGCAGCCAGTGA
- a CDS encoding MerR family transcriptional regulator, whose translation MRSSGDGTAGGAPGRSLGASGPYPLHSSAVQGGAADHASHRPTAVPSTGGGAASMGSEEIGYRGPTACAAAGITYRQLDYWARTGLVEPSVRPAYGSGTQRLYSFRDVVVLKIVKRFLDTGVSLQNIRTAVQHLREQGFSDLERMTLMSDGATVYECSSPDEVHALLQGGQGIFGIAVGVVWRDVESALSQLHGERIDTGETLVGHNPADELARRRNRAV comes from the coding sequence GTGAGAAGCAGCGGCGACGGTACGGCTGGGGGTGCCCCCGGGCGCAGTCTCGGGGCGAGCGGTCCGTACCCGCTTCACAGCAGCGCTGTTCAGGGCGGTGCTGCCGATCACGCTTCGCATCGGCCGACGGCCGTGCCGAGCACCGGCGGAGGGGCGGCGTCCATGGGGTCGGAAGAGATCGGCTACCGCGGTCCGACGGCATGTGCGGCCGCCGGCATCACATACCGCCAACTGGACTACTGGGCGCGCACCGGGCTCGTCGAGCCGAGCGTGCGGCCCGCGTACGGGTCCGGGACGCAGCGGTTGTACAGCTTCCGGGACGTCGTCGTCCTGAAGATCGTCAAGCGCTTCCTCGACACCGGTGTGTCGCTTCAGAACATCCGCACCGCCGTGCAGCACCTGCGGGAGCAGGGCTTCAGCGACCTGGAGCGCATGACGCTGATGAGCGACGGCGCGACCGTGTACGAGTGCAGCTCGCCGGACGAGGTGCACGCGCTGCTCCAGGGCGGGCAGGGGATCTTCGGGATCGCCGTGGGTGTGGTGTGGCGGGACGTCGAGAGCGCGCTGTCGCAGCTGCACGGGGAGCGGATCGACACCGGGGAGACGCTCGTCGGGCACAACCCGGCGGACGAGCTGGCTCGGCGGCGTAACCGGGCGGTCTGA
- a CDS encoding DNA polymerase IV, translated as MRNAPTILHLDMDAFYASVEQASKPSLRGKAVIVGGLGPRGVVATASYEARVFGVHSAMPMAQARRLAPNAAYLVPRFGIYRDISEQVMALLRELSPLVEPLSLDEAFVDLEAGGAAWDDSSARLVGAKLRGDIRSATGLAGSVGLAASKMLAKIASEQAKPDGLVLIEPGTERAMLGPMSVRTLPGVGPATGDHLRRAGIHTVEEIAEAGEDELVRLLGKAHGHALYAMALAHDERPVVAERETKSVSVEDTYDVDIHDRVRVGLEVQRLADRCVRRLRGAGLSGRTIVLKVRRYDFSTLTRSETLRGPTDDPAVVREAAARLLESVDTTGGVRLLGVGVSGLADYTQEDLFAQAAGELAEQQPVEGGEDGADAVAVARGEETPSERKWLAGQDVRHAEYGHGWVQGSGLGRVTVRFETPGSTEPGRVRTFRVEDPGLEAVEPLPLVEERPGGGGGSRGAAGDGGSATSGAPDGAVVGGV; from the coding sequence GTGAGAAACGCGCCCACGATCCTGCATCTCGACATGGATGCCTTCTACGCCTCGGTGGAGCAGGCATCCAAGCCGAGCCTGCGTGGGAAAGCCGTGATCGTGGGCGGGCTCGGGCCGCGTGGAGTCGTCGCCACCGCGTCCTATGAGGCCCGGGTGTTCGGGGTGCACTCGGCGATGCCGATGGCGCAGGCGCGGAGGCTGGCGCCGAACGCCGCGTATCTCGTGCCGCGGTTCGGGATCTACCGCGACATCAGCGAGCAGGTGATGGCGCTGCTGCGGGAGCTGTCGCCGTTGGTGGAGCCGTTGAGCCTGGACGAGGCGTTCGTGGATCTGGAGGCCGGGGGAGCGGCCTGGGACGACTCGTCGGCGCGGCTGGTGGGGGCCAAGCTGCGCGGCGACATACGGTCCGCCACGGGGCTCGCGGGATCGGTGGGGCTGGCCGCGTCCAAGATGCTCGCGAAGATCGCCTCCGAGCAGGCCAAGCCGGACGGGCTGGTGCTGATCGAGCCGGGGACCGAGCGGGCGATGCTCGGGCCGATGTCGGTGCGCACCCTGCCGGGGGTGGGGCCGGCGACGGGGGACCATCTGCGGCGGGCCGGGATCCATACGGTCGAGGAGATCGCCGAGGCCGGCGAGGACGAGCTCGTACGGCTGCTGGGCAAAGCCCATGGGCATGCGCTGTACGCGATGGCGCTGGCGCACGACGAGCGGCCCGTGGTGGCCGAGCGGGAGACGAAGTCCGTGTCCGTCGAGGACACGTACGACGTGGACATCCACGACCGGGTGCGGGTCGGTCTTGAGGTGCAGCGGCTGGCCGACCGCTGTGTGCGGCGGCTGCGGGGGGCCGGGCTGTCCGGGCGGACCATCGTGCTGAAGGTGCGGCGGTACGACTTCTCGACCCTGACGCGGTCCGAGACCTTGCGGGGGCCGACGGATGATCCGGCGGTGGTGCGGGAGGCCGCTGCTCGGCTGCTGGAGTCCGTGGACACGACGGGTGGGGTGCGGCTGCTGGGGGTCGGGGTCAGCGGGCTTGCCGACTACACGCAGGAGGATCTGTTCGCCCAGGCCGCGGGGGAGCTGGCGGAGCAGCAGCCGGTGGAGGGTGGCGAGGACGGCGCGGATGCTGTGGCCGTGGCGCGGGGGGAGGAGACGCCTAGTGAGCGGAAATGGCTTGCCGGGCAGGATGTGCGGCATGCCGAGTACGGGCACGGGTGGGTGCAGGGGAGTGGGCTCGGGCGGGTGACCGTGCGGTTCGAGACGCCTGGGTCGACGGAGCCGGGGCGGGTGCGGACGTTTCGGGTGGAGGATCCGGGCCTGGAGGCGGTGGAGCCGTTGCCGCTGGTGGAGGAGCGGCCCGGAGGGGGTGGGGGAAGCCGGGGTGCTGCGGGAGACGGGGGATCTGCCACGTCGGGGGCACCTGACGGGGCCGTGGTCGGTGGGGTCTGA
- the gcvP gene encoding aminomethyl-transferring glycine dehydrogenase, with amino-acid sequence MTAHRIPLSELEQGIPFEQRHIGPDHEARAKMLAQVGYGSLDELTAAAVPDVIKNADSLDLPGARTEAEVLAELRSLADRNQVLDSMIGLGYYGTFTPPVILRNVMENPAWYTAYTPYQPEISQGRLEALLNFQTMVAELTGLPTSGASLLDEGTAAAEAMALSRRMGKNKKGLFLIDADVLPQTIAVIETRAEPTGVDIVVADLSEGIPVEVASREITGVLLQYPGASGVVRDIKPVIDQAHELGALVTVAADLLALTLLKSPGELGADIAIGTTQRFGVPMGFGGPHAGYMAVHEKFARSLPGRLVGVSVDADGNKAYRLALQTREQHIRREKATSNICTAQVLLAVMAGMYAVYHGPDGLRSIARRTHRYASILAAGLAAGGIEVVHGSYFDTLTVRVPGKAAEVVAAARENGVNLRLVDADQVSVACDETTLRAQLGAVWTAFGVEGDIEALDAGTEDALTDGPLRTDDYLAHPVFHQYRSETAMLRYLRRLADRDYALDRGMIPLGSCTMKLNATTEMEPVTWPEFGQLHPFAPAEQAQGYLTLIRELEERLAEVTGYDKVSLQPNAGSQGELAGLLAVRGYHRANGDEQRTICLIPSSAHGTNAASAVMAGMKVVVVKTAEDGEIDVEDLRAKIDKHRDELSVLMITYPSTHGVFEEHVADICAQVHEAGGQVYVDGANLNALVGLAKPGHFGGDVSHLNLHKTFCIPHGGGGPGVGPVGVRSHLAPYLPNHPLQPAAGPETGVGPISAAPWGSAGILPISWAYVRLMGGEGLKRATQVAVLSANYVAKRLEPHYPVLYTGPGGLVAHECIIDLRPLTKATGVSVDDVAKRLIDYGFHAPTMSFPVAGTLMIEPTESEDLAELDRFCEAMIAIRAEIEKVGSEEWPAEDNPLRNAPHTAGALGGTWEHAYSREEAVFPAGVSAADKYWPPVRRIDQAFGDRNLVCSCPPLDAYDD; translated from the coding sequence ATGACCGCCCATCGCATTCCGCTCTCCGAGCTCGAGCAGGGAATCCCCTTCGAGCAGCGTCATATCGGTCCCGATCATGAGGCCCGGGCCAAAATGCTCGCCCAGGTCGGGTACGGCTCCCTCGACGAGCTCACCGCCGCCGCGGTGCCGGACGTGATCAAGAACGCCGACTCGCTGGACCTGCCCGGGGCCCGCACCGAGGCGGAGGTGCTGGCCGAGCTGCGGTCGCTGGCCGACCGCAACCAGGTGCTGGACTCGATGATCGGGCTCGGGTACTACGGGACCTTCACCCCGCCGGTGATCCTGCGGAACGTCATGGAGAACCCCGCCTGGTACACGGCCTACACGCCGTACCAGCCCGAGATCTCCCAGGGCCGTCTCGAGGCCCTGCTGAACTTCCAGACCATGGTCGCCGAGCTGACCGGGCTGCCGACGTCCGGTGCCTCGCTGCTCGACGAGGGGACGGCCGCCGCCGAGGCCATGGCCCTGTCCCGGCGCATGGGCAAGAACAAGAAGGGCCTGTTCCTGATCGACGCGGACGTGCTTCCGCAGACCATCGCCGTGATCGAGACCCGCGCCGAGCCGACCGGCGTCGACATCGTCGTCGCCGACCTCAGCGAGGGCATTCCGGTCGAGGTCGCCTCGCGTGAGATCACCGGCGTGCTCCTCCAGTACCCGGGCGCCTCCGGTGTCGTACGGGACATCAAGCCGGTCATCGACCAGGCGCACGAGCTCGGCGCCCTCGTCACCGTCGCCGCCGACCTGCTCGCGCTGACGCTGCTGAAGTCGCCGGGTGAGCTCGGGGCGGACATCGCGATCGGTACGACGCAGCGGTTCGGCGTGCCGATGGGCTTCGGCGGGCCGCACGCCGGCTACATGGCCGTCCACGAGAAGTTCGCGCGCAGCCTGCCGGGGCGGCTCGTGGGCGTGTCCGTGGACGCCGACGGCAACAAGGCCTACCGGCTGGCGCTCCAGACCCGTGAGCAGCACATCCGTCGTGAGAAGGCCACCAGCAACATCTGTACGGCCCAGGTGCTGCTCGCCGTGATGGCCGGCATGTACGCCGTGTACCACGGGCCCGACGGGCTGCGGAGCATCGCGCGGCGGACCCACCGGTACGCCTCGATCCTCGCCGCGGGCCTCGCGGCCGGCGGTATCGAGGTCGTGCACGGCTCCTACTTCGACACGCTGACCGTGCGGGTGCCCGGGAAGGCCGCCGAAGTCGTCGCCGCCGCCCGGGAGAACGGCGTCAACCTGCGCCTCGTCGACGCCGACCAGGTCTCCGTCGCCTGCGACGAGACCACGCTGCGGGCCCAGCTGGGCGCCGTATGGACGGCGTTCGGGGTCGAGGGCGACATCGAGGCGCTGGACGCCGGCACCGAGGACGCGCTCACCGACGGGCCGCTGCGCACCGACGACTACCTCGCGCACCCCGTCTTCCACCAGTACCGCTCCGAGACGGCGATGCTGCGCTATCTGCGCCGGCTGGCCGACCGGGACTACGCCCTCGACCGCGGCATGATCCCGCTGGGCTCCTGCACGATGAAGCTCAACGCGACCACCGAGATGGAGCCGGTCACCTGGCCCGAGTTCGGGCAGCTGCACCCCTTCGCGCCCGCCGAGCAGGCGCAGGGCTACCTCACACTCATCCGCGAGCTGGAGGAACGTCTCGCCGAGGTCACCGGCTACGACAAGGTGTCCCTCCAGCCCAACGCCGGCTCCCAGGGTGAGCTGGCCGGTCTGCTCGCCGTGCGCGGCTACCACCGGGCCAACGGCGACGAACAGCGCACCATCTGCCTCATCCCGTCCTCCGCGCACGGCACGAACGCCGCCAGCGCCGTGATGGCCGGCATGAAGGTCGTCGTCGTGAAGACCGCCGAGGACGGCGAGATCGACGTCGAGGACCTGCGGGCCAAGATCGACAAGCACCGGGACGAGCTGTCCGTGCTGATGATCACGTACCCGTCGACGCACGGTGTGTTCGAGGAGCACGTCGCCGACATCTGCGCGCAGGTGCACGAGGCCGGCGGGCAGGTCTACGTCGACGGCGCGAACCTCAACGCGCTGGTGGGGCTGGCCAAGCCGGGCCACTTCGGCGGCGACGTCTCGCACCTGAACCTGCACAAGACCTTCTGCATCCCGCACGGCGGCGGCGGTCCGGGCGTCGGCCCGGTCGGTGTGCGCTCGCACCTGGCGCCGTACCTGCCGAACCACCCGCTCCAGCCGGCCGCCGGTCCGGAGACGGGCGTCGGCCCGATCTCGGCGGCGCCGTGGGGTTCCGCGGGGATCCTGCCCATCTCCTGGGCGTACGTCCGCCTCATGGGCGGCGAAGGGCTGAAGCGGGCCACGCAGGTGGCCGTGCTGTCCGCGAACTACGTCGCCAAGCGGCTGGAGCCGCACTACCCGGTGCTCTACACCGGGCCGGGCGGCCTGGTCGCGCACGAGTGCATCATCGATCTGCGCCCGCTGACCAAGGCGACCGGCGTGAGCGTCGACGACGTGGCCAAGCGCCTCATCGACTACGGCTTCCACGCGCCGACGATGTCGTTCCCCGTGGCCGGCACGCTGATGATCGAGCCGACCGAGTCCGAGGACCTGGCCGAGCTCGACCGGTTCTGCGAGGCGATGATCGCCATCCGCGCGGAGATCGAGAAGGTCGGCTCGGAGGAGTGGCCCGCCGAGGACAACCCGCTGCGCAACGCCCCGCACACCGCCGGTGCGCTGGGCGGCACGTGGGAGCACGCGTACAGCCGTGAGGAGGCCGTGTTCCCGGCCGGGGTGTCGGCCGCCGACAAGTACTGGCCGCCGGTGCGCCGCATCGACCAGGCCTTCGGCGACCGGAACCTCGTCTGCTCCTGCCCGCCGCTGGACGCCTACGACGACTGA
- a CDS encoding amino acid transporter gives MATTEHPPPGRLRAWMLEGLSDMGKGHAPKGAQAEKEPVEEGQPWYRVMCLTGVDYFSTLGYQPGIAALAAGLLSPIATIVLVIVTLAGALPVYRRVAEESPHGQGSIAMLERLLTFWKGKLFVLTLLGFAATDFLITITLSAADASTHLVENPHLNSALHDKQMVITLALVALLGAVFLKGFLEAIGVAVALVGIYLVLNAVVVVSGLYHVVTEGHVVTDWTTALTAEHGNIFVMIGVALIVFPKLALGLSGFETGVAVMPHVKGKPGETEENPAGRIRDTKKLLTTAAVIMSCFLIATSFITTLLIPEKDFEPGGSANGRALAFLAHEYLGNAFGTVYDVSTIAILWFAGASAMAGLLNLMPRYLPRYGMAPHWARAVRPMVIVFTLVAFLVTWIFDADVDAQGGAYATGVLVLISSAAIAVTIAARKAGQRNWFIGFAVISVVFLYTTVVNVIERPDGVKIGACFIAGIILISLLSRLLRAFELRVTSVTLDDMAERFVRDIASRKIRFIANEPDSRDKAEYRDKIEQIRTDNDLSEQEDFVFVEVTVTDPSEFEAGLIVRGQVMHNRYRVLTLESSSIPNALAALLLNVRDTTGCIPHIYFEWTEGTPFANFLRFFLFGQGEVAPVTREVLREAEPDRDRRPRVHTG, from the coding sequence ATGGCCACCACCGAACACCCTCCGCCCGGTCGCTTGCGCGCCTGGATGCTGGAGGGCCTGTCCGACATGGGCAAGGGCCATGCTCCGAAGGGCGCGCAGGCCGAGAAGGAGCCGGTGGAGGAGGGGCAGCCCTGGTACCGGGTCATGTGCCTCACCGGCGTCGACTACTTCTCGACCCTCGGCTACCAGCCCGGCATCGCCGCTCTCGCGGCCGGTCTGCTGTCGCCCATCGCCACCATCGTGCTGGTGATCGTCACCCTCGCGGGCGCCCTGCCCGTCTACCGGCGGGTGGCCGAGGAGAGCCCGCACGGCCAGGGCTCGATCGCCATGCTGGAACGGCTGCTGACCTTCTGGAAGGGCAAGCTGTTCGTCCTGACCCTGCTGGGCTTCGCGGCCACGGACTTCCTGATCACCATCACCCTGTCGGCGGCCGACGCCTCGACCCACCTGGTCGAGAACCCGCACCTCAACAGCGCGCTGCACGACAAGCAGATGGTGATCACCCTCGCCCTCGTCGCGCTGCTCGGCGCGGTGTTCCTCAAGGGCTTCCTGGAGGCGATCGGCGTCGCGGTCGCCCTGGTGGGCATCTACCTCGTGCTCAACGCGGTCGTCGTGGTCTCCGGCCTCTACCACGTCGTCACCGAGGGACACGTGGTCACCGACTGGACCACCGCCCTCACCGCCGAGCACGGCAACATCTTCGTGATGATCGGCGTGGCCCTGATCGTCTTCCCCAAGCTCGCGCTCGGCCTCTCCGGCTTCGAGACCGGCGTCGCCGTGATGCCGCACGTCAAGGGCAAGCCCGGTGAGACCGAGGAGAACCCCGCGGGCCGGATCCGCGACACCAAGAAGCTGCTCACCACGGCCGCGGTGATCATGAGCTGCTTCCTGATCGCGACGAGCTTCATCACCACCCTGCTCATCCCGGAGAAGGACTTCGAGCCGGGCGGCAGCGCCAACGGCCGTGCGCTCGCGTTCCTCGCCCACGAGTACCTCGGCAACGCCTTCGGCACGGTCTACGACGTCTCGACGATCGCCATCCTGTGGTTCGCCGGCGCCTCCGCCATGGCCGGCCTGCTGAACCTGATGCCGCGCTATCTGCCCCGCTACGGCATGGCCCCGCACTGGGCACGCGCGGTGCGCCCGATGGTCATCGTCTTCACTCTGGTCGCCTTCCTGGTGACCTGGATCTTCGACGCCGACGTCGACGCCCAGGGCGGCGCGTACGCCACCGGCGTGCTGGTGCTCATCAGCTCCGCCGCCATCGCCGTGACCATCGCGGCCCGCAAGGCAGGCCAGCGCAACTGGTTCATCGGCTTCGCGGTCATCTCGGTGGTGTTCCTGTACACGACGGTCGTGAACGTCATCGAGCGCCCCGACGGCGTGAAGATCGGCGCCTGCTTCATCGCCGGCATCATCCTGATCTCCCTGCTGTCGCGGCTGCTGCGCGCCTTCGAGCTCCGTGTCACGAGCGTGACGCTCGACGATATGGCGGAACGATTCGTCAGGGACATCGCGAGCCGCAAGATCCGGTTCATCGCCAACGAGCCCGACAGCCGGGACAAGGCCGAGTACCGCGACAAGATCGAGCAGATCCGCACCGACAACGACCTCTCGGAGCAGGAGGACTTCGTCTTCGTCGAGGTCACGGTCACCGACCCGTCCGAGTTCGAGGCCGGCCTGATCGTGCGCGGCCAGGTCATGCACAACCGCTACCGCGTCCTCACCCTGGAGTCCTCCTCCATCCCGAACGCGCTGGCCGCCCTGCTGCTGAACGTCCGCGACACGACCGGCTGCATCCCGCACATCTACTTCGAGTGGACCGAGGGCACCCCGTTCGCCAACTTCCTGCGCTTCTTCCTCTTCGGCCAGGGCGAGGTCGCCCCCGTCACCCGAGAGGTCCTTCGCGAGGCCGAGCCGGACCGCGACCGCCGACCGCGCGTCCACACCGGCTGA